From Nguyenibacter vanlangensis, one genomic window encodes:
- a CDS encoding prepilin-type N-terminal cleavage/methylation domain-containing protein produces MTRTVKDRFKGPAGFTLVEILIALVVFSLVLLVLQRAFQAATMIFDRQRGMLAAQAELGAVDHLLRGLVAHADPGAGRQGPLFVGRPHGLVLRGTLPMALDGSQDMQADIRLSVDGRHRLMFIWQPYRHVIESATPQQQQRVLLTGIADIDCDYLSNGNWEKTWYGNGLPALVRIHIRFPDGDRRHWPDIVAAPMLDPMPQ; encoded by the coding sequence ATGACCCGGACCGTGAAAGACCGTTTCAAGGGCCCCGCCGGCTTCACCCTGGTGGAAATCCTGATCGCGCTGGTCGTGTTCTCGCTGGTGCTGCTGGTGCTGCAGCGGGCGTTCCAGGCCGCGACGATGATCTTCGACCGCCAGCGCGGCATGCTGGCGGCGCAGGCCGAACTGGGCGCGGTCGATCACCTGCTGCGCGGCCTGGTCGCGCACGCCGACCCCGGCGCCGGGCGGCAGGGGCCGCTTTTCGTCGGCCGGCCCCATGGGCTGGTGCTGCGCGGCACGCTGCCGATGGCCCTGGACGGCAGCCAGGACATGCAGGCGGATATCCGTTTGTCGGTCGATGGCCGGCACCGTCTGATGTTTATATGGCAGCCCTACCGCCACGTGATCGAATCCGCGACGCCCCAGCAGCAGCAGCGGGTTCTGCTGACGGGCATTGCCGACATAGACTGCGACTATCTTTCGAACGGGAACTGGGAAAAGACATGGTACGGCAACGGCCTGCCGGCATTGGTGCGCATTCACATCCGCTTTCCCGACGGCGATCGCCGTCATTGGCCGGACATCGTCGCCGCGCCGATGCTGGATCCGATGCCGCAATAG
- a CDS encoding type II secretion system F family protein — MAEFSYTAVDAQGALVRGTLEAETEDAVLATLRRQGHIPMRVGAPARFALSAGLGTTTILGAIGAGALRRKDLRRPELAAITRELAVMLGAGQDIDRALRFLVETMPRARVRAVLDGVRTMVRDGRALHVAMGRYPGSFPRLYIGMVRAAEASGDLAPTMERLALLLERERALAATVQSAMIYPAILTLAATGSIYLLLTQVLPQFTPLFAQNGATLPASTQLMIQAGDWLGRYGPAVPPVLLALVALGRVMLRRPSVRLRADRWLLALPVAGGLAGEILAARFARILGTLLENGVPILASLAIVRGAIANRAAIAAIDAATQSAKSGRGLAAALDGASVFPRRMVHLLRLGEETAQLGPMALRAADIHEEQVRVATQRLVALLVPAITIVMGLLVAGIVSSLLLAMLSLNDLAK; from the coding sequence ATGGCTGAATTCAGCTATACCGCCGTCGATGCGCAGGGTGCCCTGGTCCGCGGCACGCTGGAGGCCGAGACCGAGGACGCGGTCCTGGCCACCCTGCGCCGCCAGGGCCATATTCCGATGCGGGTCGGCGCGCCGGCGCGCTTCGCCCTGTCGGCCGGCCTGGGGACTACCACCATCCTGGGGGCGATCGGGGCCGGCGCGCTGCGGCGCAAGGACCTGCGCCGCCCCGAACTTGCGGCGATCACGCGCGAACTGGCGGTCATGCTGGGCGCGGGGCAGGATATCGACCGGGCCCTGCGCTTCCTGGTGGAGACCATGCCGCGGGCGCGGGTGCGCGCCGTGCTGGACGGCGTGCGCACGATGGTGCGCGACGGCCGGGCGCTGCATGTGGCGATGGGGCGCTATCCCGGCAGCTTTCCGCGCCTGTATATCGGCATGGTCCGCGCGGCCGAAGCCAGCGGCGACCTGGCGCCGACCATGGAACGGCTGGCGCTGCTGCTGGAGCGGGAACGCGCCCTGGCCGCGACCGTGCAATCGGCGATGATCTATCCCGCCATCCTGACCCTGGCCGCGACCGGATCGATCTATCTGCTGCTGACCCAGGTGCTGCCGCAATTCACGCCCCTCTTCGCGCAGAACGGGGCCACCCTGCCGGCTTCGACGCAACTGATGATCCAGGCCGGCGACTGGCTCGGCCGCTACGGGCCTGCCGTTCCGCCGGTCCTGCTGGCGTTGGTCGCGCTGGGCCGGGTCATGCTGCGCCGGCCGTCCGTCAGGCTGCGGGCGGATCGCTGGCTGCTGGCGCTGCCGGTCGCGGGCGGGCTGGCCGGCGAAATCCTGGCCGCCCGCTTCGCCCGCATCCTGGGCACTCTGCTGGAAAACGGCGTGCCGATCCTGGCATCGCTGGCGATCGTGCGCGGGGCGATCGCCAACCGGGCCGCGATCGCGGCGATCGACGCGGCGACGCAAAGCGCCAAGTCGGGGCGCGGGCTGGCCGCCGCGCTGGACGGCGCGTCGGTCTTTCCGCGGCGCATGGTGCATCTGCTGCGCCTGGGCGAGGAAACGGCGCAGCTCGGGCCGATGGCCCTGCGCGCCGCCGATATCCATGAGGAACAGGTACGCGTCGCCACCCAGCGCCTGGTGGCACTGCTGGTGCCCGCGATCACCATCGTCATGGGGCTGCTGGTGGCCGGGATCGTGTCCTCCCTGCTGCTGGCCATGCTGAGCCTGAACGACCTTGCGAAATAG
- a CDS encoding prepilin-type N-terminal cleavage/methylation domain-containing protein, whose product MTATGPTGRQDGFTLIEVLVAFVIAMLALGVAYRGMLDGIAATQLSNRMQEAVSRAQSHLAAVGHGMQIGPLEQDGDDGSDFHWHVRIAPEQATSSSAAPGLVLYQVQVTESWSDPATESGQRSVMLRTRRLGIRAPGP is encoded by the coding sequence ATGACCGCGACGGGCCCCACCGGCCGGCAGGACGGTTTCACCTTGATCGAGGTCCTGGTCGCCTTCGTCATCGCGATGCTGGCCCTCGGCGTCGCCTATCGGGGGATGCTGGACGGCATCGCGGCCACACAATTGTCCAACCGTATGCAAGAGGCGGTCTCCCGCGCCCAGTCCCACCTGGCGGCGGTCGGCCACGGCATGCAGATCGGTCCGCTGGAACAGGACGGCGATGACGGCAGCGATTTTCACTGGCATGTCCGGATCGCGCCCGAACAGGCAACGTCCTCCTCCGCCGCGCCCGGCCTGGTGCTGTACCAGGTGCAGGTCACCGAATCCTGGTCCGATCCGGCGACCGAATCGGGGCAGCGGTCGGTGATGCTGCGCACCCGTCGGCTGGGCATACGGGCGCCCGGACCATGA
- a CDS encoding prepilin-type N-terminal cleavage/methylation domain-containing protein codes for MRNSPAPDSRARKGVQHGFTLIEMLVVVLILGLIGAIVVARGPFRSVTLDLRGAGQQVAASMRQTRLQAIRSGTVLVFTIDPARLDYGLWHGARHALPTGVGIATGPGAGRFVFYPDGSAAGGGAALVERGRLVTLRLNWLTGAIAVEGP; via the coding sequence TTGCGAAATAGCCCGGCACCCGACAGCCGCGCCCGAAAGGGCGTTCAGCACGGCTTCACCCTGATCGAGATGCTCGTGGTCGTCCTGATTCTCGGGCTGATCGGGGCGATCGTGGTCGCGCGCGGGCCGTTCCGCTCGGTCACGCTGGACCTGCGCGGGGCAGGGCAGCAGGTCGCGGCCTCCATGCGCCAGACCCGGTTGCAGGCGATACGCTCGGGCACCGTGCTGGTCTTCACCATCGACCCGGCCCGCCTGGATTACGGGCTCTGGCACGGGGCACGCCATGCCCTGCCGACCGGGGTGGGGATCGCGACCGGGCCGGGGGCGGGGCGCTTCGTCTTCTACCCCGACGGCAGCGCCGCGGGCGGGGGGGCCGCGCTGGTCGAACGGGGGCGGCTGGTCACGCTGCGGCTGAACTGGCTGACCGGCGCCATCGCGGTCGAGGGGCCATGA
- the gspM gene encoding type II secretion system protein GspM codes for MKSLRTMVRTLPEGREGRLLALGMLAIGLMLAWLLVLGPLWDWYAVRAQALDLQRATVSRMDRLAASLPALRRAAAAASPGPSQLIGGATDAVASANLQDMLQQTATAMGANIASAENVSAAAAGRYRRIGLHVDVSAPFATLVQFIARLEHATPAIVIDGLHLRKSEDDGASSATMECDMVVYAFRRADGTPPQETP; via the coding sequence ATGAAATCACTGCGGACAATGGTGCGCACCCTGCCCGAGGGGCGAGAGGGACGGCTGCTCGCCCTGGGCATGCTGGCGATCGGGCTGATGCTGGCCTGGCTGCTGGTGCTGGGCCCGCTCTGGGACTGGTACGCCGTCCGTGCCCAGGCGCTGGACCTCCAGCGCGCCACCGTCAGCCGCATGGACCGCCTGGCCGCGTCCCTGCCGGCCCTGCGGCGCGCCGCCGCCGCCGCGTCTCCCGGACCGTCGCAGTTGATCGGCGGCGCCACCGACGCCGTCGCCAGCGCCAACCTGCAGGACATGCTGCAGCAGACCGCCACGGCGATGGGGGCCAATATCGCCAGCGCCGAAAACGTGTCCGCGGCGGCGGCCGGCCGCTATCGGCGGATCGGCCTGCATGTCGATGTCAGCGCGCCGTTCGCGACCCTGGTCCAGTTCATCGCCAGGCTGGAACACGCCACCCCGGCGATCGTCATCGACGGGCTGCATCTGCGCAAGTCCGAGGATGACGGCGCATCGTCCGCGACGATGGAATGCGACATGGTGGTCTACGCCTTTCGCCGCGCCGACGGCACGCCGCCGCAGGAAACGCCATGA
- a CDS encoding PilN domain-containing protein, translating into MTASGTVARDMFAWWWRQVRDLVPGRARLARLSSRPVLVAAWDGASLALFLDRNGGLAPLGAYGPSDAGDTGDIDGTDDTGDADARAACRAALAALAGRDRPAETVLRLPPGMVMQREVTLPAATESGLDSVLAYEMDRLTPFPAGAILYSHDIIRRDPELNQLRIMLSVVPRASVAPAVQMLERIGLQPDRLEDAARAVRIPLKARRASGLKDARVAAAAGIALLPALLVAALFWRQSAERTALSARIAALRPAAQQAALLRRQVEDRQAGVTVIAGARRQWGDPLAVLAVTTQVLPDDSFLTDLILRQGQLIISGQSSEATGLIQALSRDPAFRNPSFVAPVTRVSGQNASLFSIRADVGR; encoded by the coding sequence ATGACCGCAAGCGGAACGGTCGCCAGGGACATGTTCGCCTGGTGGTGGAGACAGGTCCGCGACCTGGTCCCGGGCCGGGCCCGCCTGGCGCGGCTGTCGTCGCGGCCGGTCCTGGTCGCGGCCTGGGACGGCGCGTCGCTGGCCCTGTTCCTGGACCGCAATGGCGGCCTCGCGCCGCTGGGCGCATACGGTCCGTCCGATGCCGGCGACACCGGCGACATCGACGGCACCGACGACACCGGCGATGCCGACGCGCGCGCCGCCTGCCGGGCGGCCCTGGCCGCCCTGGCAGGGCGGGACCGGCCGGCCGAAACGGTCCTGCGACTGCCCCCCGGCATGGTGATGCAGCGCGAGGTGACCCTGCCCGCGGCGACCGAATCCGGCCTGGACAGCGTGCTGGCCTATGAAATGGACCGGCTGACGCCTTTTCCCGCTGGCGCGATCCTCTACAGCCACGACATCATCCGTCGCGATCCCGAACTGAACCAGTTGCGGATCATGCTGTCGGTCGTGCCCCGGGCATCCGTCGCCCCGGCCGTGCAGATGCTCGAACGGATCGGGCTCCAGCCCGACCGGCTGGAAGACGCGGCCCGCGCGGTGCGGATTCCGCTGAAGGCCCGGCGCGCGTCGGGACTGAAGGACGCCAGGGTCGCCGCGGCCGCCGGCATCGCCCTTCTGCCGGCCCTGCTGGTGGCGGCGCTGTTCTGGCGCCAGTCCGCCGAACGGACGGCGCTGTCGGCACGGATCGCGGCGCTGCGCCCCGCGGCCCAGCAGGCGGCCCTGCTGCGCCGGCAGGTCGAAGACCGCCAGGCGGGCGTGACCGTCATCGCCGGGGCGCGCCGGCAATGGGGCGATCCGCTGGCGGTCCTGGCGGTCACGACGCAGGTCCTGCCCGACGACAGTTTCCTGACCGACCTGATCCTGCGCCAGGGCCAGTTGATCATCAGCGGCCAGTCCTCCGAGGCCACCGGGCTGATCCAGGCGCTCAGCAGGGACCCGGCCTTCCGCAATCCGTCCTTCGTCGCCCCGGTGACGCGCGTGTCGGGACAGAATGCCAGTCTGTTTTCGATTCGCGCCGATGTCGGGCGGTAG